From the Hoplias malabaricus isolate fHopMal1 chromosome 6, fHopMal1.hap1, whole genome shotgun sequence genome, the window aataataataaaaaaaaaataatatttaagtaACTTTGGAGCAATTCTATTGGTACATTTATAATGAAAAGTTGCTGtattcaaataatgaaataaacaaaaaatgagttgatgtttttctttggacagcaaagtTGTGTGAAGGTACAGTTGATGTGGACGCATATTAAGCTTCAGGCAACATTTTGCTGCCATTAAGGTGATGACAAAAGCATGGCTTCATACATAGTGTGTGCTTGACAGGCCTGCATTCATTCCAGATCGGTCTCTTCATGCAAATCATATATCAAGCAAAAATAAGTTGAATTTCCactcacagaaatattttaaataatggtaTCGTTACAGCCCAAAGGATTAAACGTGTAATTGAATTAAAaaatgatgtaacacagtggtaagaACGcctattctcaattttatttgGACTTTGTTGCAGTCGCcaaattttaaacatgtttagaTGTACATAATTGCATACACATTGTCAGTTAAAACATTGGAATTAGCTTCACTGTAGtattgtcagttaaataaaactgTAAGTGAATTAACAAATCGAACTCTTGAATGTACttcattttcaaaacatttctacatttctaGAGAGTtttgaaataaacacagatcaAAGCCACAAATCTATAAGCAATGACACAAGGCTCGAAATGTACAATGTCACTGAATGCCACTAGCCTTGTCATACAGTAATATCATCTGATAAATATTACTTTGAATGACGTTGTGAAGactaattttggagcatttctatttgtccattTATTACAACAACATTTATTGTtgtttcacacaatgtaaagctgctgtgttcaaatgatgtaggaaactaaaaatcgacaaaaagagagatacaagatttttctttggacagcagcaATATGCTACTGAAGTGAGAGCTATTGAATTTTTATCCCTCCTATCTAGTATTCTGTTTCACTGTTTATTAcaggtaacaccattctggggTTCCATGCTTTCGACACAGATATGCAGCTGGCTCGGGTCACGCAGTTCTGTAAGAAGGTGGTGGGGAGCATAGAAGGGAAACCTGTGGTCGTGATCGACACGCCAGGACTAAAAAGGGCCAAACACATGGAGAAGGAAGTGATCAGGGACATCCTGAAATCTGTCTCGCTGTACAGGCCTGGACCTCACGTGTTCCTTCTGGTGCTGCCCGTGGGGAACCTCACCAACGAGGACAAAGACATGCACAAAATGATTGAGAACACTTTTGGCAAAAGCATCTGGATGTACACCATTGTCCTCTTCACACAAGGCGACCGCCTGGAAGGGAAGGTGCCCAACGACGTCATTGCCAGCTCTGACAAGGACCTGCGGGACTTCATCCGCAAGTGTAGTGGTGGCTTCTATTTCTTCAACAACAAGAATGTGGAGAACCGTGAACAGGTGAGTAAACTCCTGGAGAAGGTTGAGACTCTAGTGGCCATCAACGGCAGGGGCTGCTACACCACGGATCTGTACCCATCCACTGAAAGGAAGATCCGGGAGAGGCAGGAGAAGATCCTGGATGAAAGACATGAAGACATTCTGAGGAAGGAAAGAGAGCTGGCGGAGAATTGTGCGGACGAGGAAGAGCTGGAGAAGCTTAAGCAAGAACTgtggagagaagaagaagaggatgcGAGGAATCTAGCTGAGAAtcagcaaaaacacaaaaaaatgtctTTCAGCACCAATAAACTAGCCACAATGACAAAATGATTGAACTAGGATTGTAAATATCTTTAGGACACCTGGACCTTGCCAAGAAGACTTTGGCTGAGTAATGCTGAGCAAACAGAGCTAAACTCCTCTAAATCCTCATATGAATTGAAATGTTTACTCTTCCCATGATGACTACTGTGGAGGGAAAAAATGTCTTTCTTTCGTCAAGATCTACATTGAGACAAATGACAATCATTCATCTGAAAGTGTAGGTGTTAAGAAGCAATTTGGTGACTTTCTTAGTGTAAGTATAGTATAGTGCACACTCTCCTACAAAGGGATATCCTCAACTTAATATGTACTTAATTTTCAGTACAAACGTCCATTAAAAGTAGTTACAAACTATTGTTTTTTTAGGCGAGTATAACTTTTAAGGGGTGATTtttccagacagggattaattCTAGTTCTGAACTTCActtgcatttgtattttgaattaaatgttttatttatttccccctTAATCAAATGACTATCTGAATGCATTAATATTCATGGTCTGTCTGGTTAGTTGGTTCTTGGTGCAGGAAAAGCTGGTGCTGTTTTTGGTGGTGTAAAGATGTTTTTTGTAAAAAGGGTTCGGTATTAAAGAACAAAGATCTACCACAACTGTTATACATCTACTAACCATTTACAGTAATTATATAGAAACTTCACCTGAGTGTAGGTGTGATGCTATATTTAGTTTGACAATGATAGCATTGCTAATTTACAGTCTAGACGTAGCCTTTAATTTATGTCCAGGAAACAAGCCCAGAATGGTAATTGAATCTCTTGGAGAGTTGTTTCCTGCTTCTACTGTTTTCAATTCAGCTTTTTCGGTGTACTCCAATACTTCTTTCACTATGACCCTATAGACACTGAAAACACCCCAGTGTGGGTTGGGGGGATCCATGAtaaatagaccaatagaaatgcttcaaaaaagAACTGAATACATGTTTTCATTTGGAAAGCAATGATAAAAAATATGAGctaaaacattatgaccatgtACTGAACAATGTTCTAAAGCCATATGAGTCAGGGGTCATGAGGACATCAATTTAGCACATGTGGCATTGGTATGCTTGGTGTCCTATCCccaagttttgttcattttcaaaaagaaATATAACATGACTTGTACCGTGGATGTTGTCAGACCTGTTTTAGGGGGGCTGTAGCAAAATGTTCTTTATTTGTTCTCGGCCTGTGTAGTGCCGGATGAAGTCGAACAAGCCTATTTCTTTCTTGACAGAATACGTACACGTCGAGAAGGTCTAGTGAGTTTCCTGACAGCGAGTGTCCTTTCAAGacgaaaataaagaaaaaatgtttgaattgaatgcatgttacaatctttaatcaaaataaaaacc encodes:
- the LOC136700041 gene encoding GTPase IMAP family member 7-like isoform X2, which translates into the protein MTEEHVVWNGLKLQVGDYQSATSLSFGPDDDIYENVKQTNGSVRSGSLQAEMEEYRIMLLGRRGGGKSSTGNTILGFHAFDTDMQLARVTQFCKKVVGSIEGKPVVVIDTPGLKRAKHMEKEVIRDILKSVSLYRPGPHVFLLVLPVGNLTNEDKDMHKMIENTFGKSIWMYTIVLFTQGDRLEGKVPNDVIASSDKDLRDFIRKCSGGFYFFNNKNVENREQVSKLLEKVETLVAINGRGCYTTDLYPSTERKIRERQEKILDERHEDILRKERELAENCADEEELEKLKQELWREEEEDARNLAENQQKHKKMSFSTNKLATMTK
- the LOC136700041 gene encoding GTPase IMAP family member 7-like isoform X3, which codes for MEEYRIMLLGRRGGGKSSTGNTILGFHAFDTDMQLARVTQFCKKVVGSIEGKPVVVIDTPGLKRAKHMEKEVIRDILKSVSLYRPGPHVFLLVLPVGNLTNEDKDMHKMIENTFGKSIWMYTIVLFTQGDRLEGKVPNDVIASSDKDLRDFIRKCSGGFYFFNNKNVENREQVSKLLEKVETLVAINGRGCYTTDLYPSTERKIRERQEKILDERHEDILRKERELAENCADEEELEKLKQELWREEEEDARNLAENQQKHKKMSFSTNKLATMTK
- the LOC136700041 gene encoding GTPase IMAP family member 7-like isoform X1 — its product is MTEEHVVWNGLKLQVGDYQSATSLSSVGPDDDIYENVKQTNGSVRSGSLQAEMEEYRIMLLGRRGGGKSSTGNTILGFHAFDTDMQLARVTQFCKKVVGSIEGKPVVVIDTPGLKRAKHMEKEVIRDILKSVSLYRPGPHVFLLVLPVGNLTNEDKDMHKMIENTFGKSIWMYTIVLFTQGDRLEGKVPNDVIASSDKDLRDFIRKCSGGFYFFNNKNVENREQVSKLLEKVETLVAINGRGCYTTDLYPSTERKIRERQEKILDERHEDILRKERELAENCADEEELEKLKQELWREEEEDARNLAENQQKHKKMSFSTNKLATMTK